A window of the Streptomyces sp. NBC_01351 genome harbors these coding sequences:
- a CDS encoding M24 family metallopeptidase, which produces MTRDATSQGPAPFTADDYAARMAAAAQTAADAGLAGLLIAPGPDLAHLTGYRPTAETERLTLLVLAAGQEPVLVVPALEAPDAAKAAGASALTLRDWTDGKNPYAVTAPLLDVAGRFGVSDNTWALHLLGLQRELPATSYVPLTDSLPMLRAVKDERELERLAAAGEAADAAYEQILHVPFAGRRETDVAEDLAALLRAHGHSQVDFTVVGSGPNGANPHHEAGERVIAHGDMVVLDFGGLRYGYGSDISRTVHVGEPTAEEQRVHDIVREAQQAGVAAVRPGVSCQEVDRAARAVITEFGYGDRFIHRTGHGIGVTTHEPPYMVEGEERPLVPGMCFSVEPGIYLPGRFGVRIEDIVTVTEDGGRRLNNAPRELAVVE; this is translated from the coding sequence ATGACACGTGACGCCACGTCCCAAGGCCCGGCACCCTTCACGGCCGACGACTACGCCGCCCGGATGGCCGCCGCGGCGCAGACCGCCGCCGACGCGGGACTCGCCGGGCTGCTCATCGCCCCCGGGCCCGACCTCGCCCACCTCACCGGCTACCGGCCCACCGCCGAGACCGAGCGGCTGACCCTGCTCGTCCTGGCCGCCGGGCAGGAGCCGGTGCTCGTCGTCCCCGCGCTGGAGGCTCCCGACGCCGCCAAGGCCGCCGGCGCCTCCGCGCTGACCCTGCGGGACTGGACCGACGGGAAGAACCCGTACGCCGTGACCGCCCCGCTGCTGGACGTCGCCGGCCGCTTCGGGGTCAGCGACAACACCTGGGCCCTGCACCTCCTCGGCCTCCAGCGGGAGTTGCCCGCCACCTCCTACGTGCCCCTCACCGACTCCCTGCCCATGCTCCGCGCGGTCAAGGACGAACGGGAACTGGAGCGCCTCGCCGCGGCCGGAGAGGCCGCCGACGCCGCCTACGAGCAGATCCTCCACGTCCCGTTCGCGGGCCGCCGGGAGACCGACGTCGCCGAGGACCTGGCCGCCCTGCTGCGCGCGCACGGCCACTCCCAGGTCGACTTCACGGTCGTCGGCTCCGGCCCCAACGGCGCCAACCCGCACCACGAGGCCGGTGAACGGGTCATCGCGCACGGGGACATGGTCGTCCTCGACTTCGGCGGTCTCCGGTACGGCTACGGCTCCGACATCTCCCGCACCGTGCACGTGGGCGAGCCGACCGCCGAGGAGCAGCGCGTCCACGACATCGTCCGCGAGGCCCAGCAGGCCGGCGTGGCGGCGGTCCGCCCGGGGGTCTCCTGCCAGGAGGTGGACCGGGCGGCCCGCGCGGTGATCACCGAGTTCGGCTACGGGGACCGCTTCATCCACCGCACCGGCCACGGCATCGGCGTCACCACCCACGAGCCCCCGTACATGGTCGAGGGCGAGGAGCGGCCGCTCGTCCCCGGCATGTGCTTCTCCGTGGAGCCGGGCATCTACCTGCCGGGCCGGTTCGGCGTCCGCATCGAGGACATCGTGACCGTCACCGAGGACGGGGGGCGCCGCCTCAACAACGCCCCGCGCGAGCTCGCCGTCGTCGAATAG
- a CDS encoding LysR family transcriptional regulator: MDPHLLRSFVAVARLSSFSAAARELGYTQSAVSQHIAALEADLRAELLTRRPVAPTPAGTRLLEHAGPLLLRLDAARADVLRLAAAPPGRVTLAVSPLAMGPRLLAALPATGVTLRVLPPAEVPAAVATGGCDLGLVDGPAAPSDPLRLPDVAPLTVTGVGEEEIVVLLPARHPFAHRASLRLDDLADARWLDAPGLCSPPLAAARSALRYDGTDLHGLCALAAAGHGLVLLPRRVAETAVAGVAVPLSAPRLVHRTELLSPGSPTGAAAALAARLTAGSPA; encoded by the coding sequence ATGGATCCGCACCTCCTCCGCAGCTTCGTCGCCGTGGCACGGCTCTCCTCCTTCTCCGCCGCCGCGCGCGAGCTGGGCTACACGCAGTCCGCCGTCTCCCAGCACATCGCCGCCCTGGAGGCGGACCTGCGGGCCGAGCTGCTCACGCGGCGGCCCGTGGCGCCGACCCCGGCGGGGACCCGGCTGCTGGAGCACGCCGGGCCGCTGCTGCTGCGGCTCGACGCGGCCCGGGCCGACGTGCTGCGGCTGGCCGCCGCCCCGCCCGGGCGGGTCACGCTCGCCGTGTCCCCGCTCGCGATGGGGCCCCGGCTGCTCGCGGCCCTGCCCGCCACCGGCGTCACCCTGCGGGTCCTGCCCCCGGCGGAGGTGCCCGCCGCCGTCGCCACCGGCGGCTGCGACCTCGGTCTCGTCGACGGGCCGGCCGCGCCGAGCGACCCGCTGCGGCTGCCCGACGTGGCCCCGCTCACCGTGACGGGTGTGGGGGAGGAGGAGATCGTCGTACTGCTGCCCGCCCGGCACCCCTTCGCACACCGGGCCTCCCTCCGGCTGGACGACCTCGCCGACGCGCGCTGGCTCGACGCCCCCGGCCTGTGCTCCCCGCCGCTCGCCGCGGCCCGCTCGGCCCTGCGCTACGACGGCACCGACCTCCACGGCCTCTGCGCCCTCGCCGCAGCCGGTCACGGCCTGGTCCTGCTGCCCCGCCGCGTCGCCGAAACCGCCGTCGCGGGGGTCGCCGTACCCCTGTCCGCGCCGCGCCTGGTGCACCGTACGGAGCTCCTCTCGCCCGGCAGCCCGACCGGCGCGGCCGCTGCCCTCGCCGCGCGCCTCACGGCAGGATCACCCGCATGA
- the treZ gene encoding malto-oligosyltrehalose trehalohydrolase → MQFEVWAPLTGHVALRLDDATYDMARDPGREGWWTVEAPAGDGSRYGFLLDGDTTPRPDPRSRRLPDGPDGLSAVVDLEALIPVRTPPPRTRLQDAVLYELHIGTFTPEGTFDAAAARLGHLTSLGVTHVELMPVCSFPGRHGWGYDGVAPWSVHEPYGGPAGLARFTEAAHAAGLGVVLDVVHNHLGPSGNHLPAFGPYFTDTHHTPWGAAVNLDAPGSDEVRAYLLGSALVWLRDYGIDGLRLDAVHALADDRALTFLEELSAAVDELAADTGRPLFLIAESDRCDPRTVTVRADGGLGLHAQWNDDFHHALHCALTGESQAYYADFATAPLGALAKTMTRAFFHDGTWSSFRARTHGRPVDRRRTPAHRFLGYTQTHDQIGNRALGDRLSASLPPGLLACAATVALTGPFVPMLFMGEEWGAGTPWQYFTDHPDPELAEAVRAGRRREFAAHGWKPEEIPDPQDPATRDRSCLDWAEPERAAHARLLDWYRALVALRRSHPDLRDPDLAAVRVAHDEERRWLTFRRGDVRVCVNLSPEPVTIALGRNGVRVLAAWEPVEHPGPDGRVHVPGESAVVLGP, encoded by the coding sequence GTGCAGTTCGAGGTGTGGGCACCACTGACAGGTCATGTCGCCTTGCGACTCGACGACGCGACGTACGACATGGCGCGCGATCCGGGCCGCGAGGGCTGGTGGACGGTGGAGGCACCGGCCGGGGACGGCAGCCGGTACGGGTTCCTGCTGGACGGCGACACCACCCCCCGGCCCGACCCCCGCTCCCGCCGGCTGCCGGACGGCCCCGACGGGCTGTCCGCGGTGGTCGACCTGGAGGCGCTCATTCCGGTACGGACTCCGCCGCCCCGCACCCGCCTCCAGGACGCCGTCCTGTACGAGCTCCACATCGGCACCTTCACCCCCGAGGGCACCTTCGACGCCGCCGCCGCCCGCCTCGGGCACCTCACCTCCCTCGGCGTCACGCACGTGGAGCTGATGCCGGTCTGCTCCTTCCCCGGCCGGCACGGCTGGGGGTACGACGGGGTCGCCCCCTGGTCGGTGCACGAGCCGTACGGGGGCCCCGCCGGGCTGGCCCGGTTCACGGAGGCCGCGCACGCGGCCGGGCTGGGCGTGGTGCTGGACGTGGTCCACAACCACCTCGGCCCCTCCGGCAACCACCTCCCCGCCTTCGGCCCGTACTTCACCGACACCCACCACACCCCGTGGGGCGCGGCGGTGAACCTGGACGCGCCCGGCTCCGACGAGGTGCGCGCGTACCTCCTGGGCAGTGCGCTGGTCTGGCTGCGCGACTACGGGATCGACGGACTGCGGCTGGACGCCGTGCACGCGCTGGCCGACGACCGGGCGCTGACCTTCCTGGAGGAACTGAGCGCCGCCGTGGACGAGTTGGCGGCGGACACCGGCCGGCCGCTGTTCCTGATCGCCGAGTCGGACCGGTGCGACCCGCGCACCGTCACCGTGCGCGCCGACGGGGGGCTGGGGCTGCACGCCCAGTGGAACGACGACTTCCACCACGCCCTGCACTGCGCGCTGACCGGCGAATCCCAGGCGTACTACGCCGACTTCGCCACCGCCCCGCTCGGCGCCCTCGCCAAGACCATGACCCGGGCCTTCTTCCACGACGGAACCTGGTCCTCCTTCCGGGCCCGCACCCACGGCCGCCCGGTGGACCGGCGCCGCACCCCGGCCCACCGCTTCCTCGGCTACACCCAGACCCACGACCAGATCGGCAACCGGGCGCTCGGCGACCGGCTCTCCGCCTCGCTCCCCCCCGGGCTGCTGGCGTGCGCGGCGACGGTGGCACTGACCGGGCCGTTCGTGCCGATGCTGTTCATGGGCGAGGAGTGGGGGGCCGGGACGCCCTGGCAGTACTTCACGGACCACCCCGACCCGGAGCTCGCCGAGGCCGTACGGGCCGGGCGGCGCCGGGAGTTCGCGGCGCACGGCTGGAAGCCGGAAGAGATCCCGGACCCGCAGGACCCGGCCACCCGGGACCGCTCCTGCCTTGACTGGGCCGAACCCGAACGGGCAGCGCACGCACGCCTGTTGGACTGGTACCGCGCCCTCGTGGCGCTGCGCCGCAGCCACCCGGACCTGCGCGACCCGGACCTTGCGGCGGTCCGGGTCGCCCACGACGAGGAACGGCGCTGGCTCACCTTCCGGCGCGGCGACGTCCGGGTGTGCGTGAACCTCTCCCCGGAGCCGGTGACGATCGCGCTGGGCCGCAACGGGGTCCGGGTGCTGGCCGCCTGGGAGCCGGTCGAACACCCCGGCCCGGACGGGCGGGTCCACGTACCGGGTGAATCGGCGGTCGTGCTCGGCCCGTGA